From Phragmites australis chromosome 5, lpPhrAust1.1, whole genome shotgun sequence, a single genomic window includes:
- the LOC133918502 gene encoding uncharacterized protein LOC133918502, whose translation MSAVVCGKRSSSIFADELIASSSSPPSPPHHHPAKRSRCSPARAFDDAARRREALLHHLFTLFPLMDPQVLERALEACGDDLDSAIKSLNELRLEPAEAILSATVCESENGLSTALKLAAEDAVSNGHLDVTENPPATDNCQTSHHSSEWVELFVREMMSSSDIDDARARASRALEVFEKSIMEQIGAEAGQNLHRENVMLKEQLAIILRENAVLKRGVAIQHERQKEFDVKTQEVDSLKQLVLKYQEQLKTLEINNYALRVHLNQAQQNSSMPGRFPPDVF comes from the exons ATGTCTGCGGTAGTGTGCGGCAAGAGGTCCTCCTCCATCTTCGCCGACGAGCTCAtcgcttcctcttcctcccctccctcccctccccaccaCCACCCCGCCAAGCGGTCCCGCTGCTCCCCGGCCCGCGCCTTCGACGACGCTGCGCGAAGAAGGGAAGCGCTGCTCCATCATCTCTTCACCCTCTTCCCCCTCATGGATCCCCAG GTGCTTGAAAGAGCTCTTGAGGCATGTGGAGACGATTTGGATTCTGCAATAAAGAGTTTAAATGAGTTGCGCCTGGAGCCAGCTGAGGCTATCCTATCAGCTACTGTTTGTGAATCTGAGAATGGCCTATCAACAGCTCTTAAGTTGGCAGCGGAAG ATGCTGTTAGTAATGGCCATTTAGATGTAACTGAAAACCCACCTGCAACTGATAATTGTCAGACTAGTCATCATAGCTCTGAATGGGTTGAGCTATTCGTCAGAGAGATGATGAGCTCCTCTGACATAGATGATGCACGAGCTCGCGCCTCCAGGGCTTTGGAGGTGTTTGAAAAGTCCATCATGGAGCAAATAGGGGCTGAAGCAGGGCAGAACTTGCACAGG GAAAATGTGATGCTAAAGGAGCAACTGGCAATAATTCTGCGAGAGAATGCTGTTCTGAAGCGGGGTGTTGCAATACAACATGAGCGCCAAAAAGAGTTTGATGTGAAGACTCAGGAGGTTGACAGCCTGAAACAGTTAGTTTTGAAGTATCAGGAGCAGCTAAAAACTCTTGAG ATAAATAATTATGCACTTAGAGTGCATCTGAATCAGGCTCAGCAGAACAGTTCTATGCCTGGGCGGTTCCCTCCTGATGTCTTCTAA